The genomic stretch TTTCCCAACTTCAAACCAACTTCAATTCTTTCTCCCTCCATTACCAACTCAGAAAACCCAACAGAGGTGCTTCCCATCATTCTATCATAATACGACCCTTGTAGAGTTCCCATGAACATATCAACAAACTCTCTCTCCATCATCAGAGGTTGAACTCGAGCAACTAATCCACGCCATTTttgagcgtactctttgaaagaCTTATTCGGGCCCTGGGTCAAGCTTTTCAGCTGGGTCCTATTAGGAGCCATGTCGATGTTGTATTGATAATGTATCACAAATGCCTCGACCAAATCTCTCCAATTCCGGATATAGGTTCTTTCCAAATGCATATACCACTATAGGGATGCCCCAGATAGGATTTCTTGGAAGAAATGCATCAAGAACCTTTCATCATCTGAATACACAGACATCTTGCGATATTAAGCCTTCACATGAGTTTTAGGACAAGTTGTACCGTTATATTTTTCAAGAATAGGAACTTTTAACTTTGGTGGAATCCTCATTCCTGGTACCAGCCCCAAGTCATTAACATACATCCCCAAAACTCCTCGgccttccactgccttcaacctttcttccagCATACGGTACTTCCTATCTTCAGAAGGAAAACCCAAATCACCGTTGTGCATAGAATAAATTTCTTCATTACGATCCATCTCCAATTCTTGTACCTGGCGATTCCCCCTCCCATTTGGATGCCCCAACATCTCTCCGGGAATGAGATGTGGTCCATGATTAAATGGGGGAGGTGGTGGAAAATGGCCTTGGTTTCTATGCAGACCTTGATTACGGGTAACATTATGATAATCATTAAAAATTTGATTCATAGTAGCGTTGGGACGAGGCTTCCCATAGAAATATCTTCAAACATAAATTCAAGATGCTCATTCTCATTTTGAACCACTCTAGGTCTTTCAACAAGAGCTCTCATCTCCTCTTGATCATGAGCCAGGTTGGTGATAACCTCCATAAACTACGTCATTCTGGTGTCCACTTGAGTCCTCATTTATAAAAGATTGGCCTAAATCTGCTCCATTTGGTGACGTTGGTTGCTTCTAGTTGAATACCGGTGGAAAGTTGGATTTGCAATCTCTGCTAAGAAAAGCAGAATCAAGATAAGAAGACCGACCATAAAACCTGTTATGCATGGGATATGAATGCATGCAACGTATGCAATGACATGTTCAAATATTTCCAGGGATCTAGAACTCTAATTCGAGTTATTTAAGAAAGGGAAAAGAAGATAAATAGTGAACACTGATAAACATACCATCATACTCATTAAACCGAAATAAATTGTAATACAAATAATTCCCAAAAGAAACAATTATTCGAAACCAACAGTACAAAACAAAGAGACCCCATCAACAACCCTGATGGTGATCACCACATGAGAAAGATAAAACAAAATCTAATTTTCCCAATCTATATAAGTCAAAGGCCCTCCATCATGAAAATACTTCAAACTCCACTTCTGGGACTCCCTGAACAACTTCATTGTTCCTTCCTGATCTCACCTTAGAACAAGACTTTGAATAACCACATCCTTTCGGAAATTCATGCCATCCAAGTACTGCCACAGCTCGATCAACTTCTCACACTCGCTGCATTCTTGAAGCAGAATCTGTGTAGGGTCATCACCTTTTGCCTCCAACTGAAATTTGAGGCTTGCCACTTCTTCTACAACTTTTCCTAGTTGAATGTTGCTTCCTTTCAGTTGAGTCTCCACTCCTAGCATCTGAGTGTTCTCTTCTTCAAACTGGATGTCTTTAGCTCGGAGTTTCTTCTCTAACTCTTCAATCTTGGATTTGTATCTTTTCTCCATCTTGGCTTTGATGCCTTAAGAACTTCATAATTCTGCTGCTTTCGTTTGATCTTCTCTTTTGCTTCTTCAAGAACCTTCTTATGAACTTCAATAGAAACAGACGTGCTTCCTCTACCATCTTCAACCCTTGGTCTCTTCTTGGCTTTCACAACCCCTTCCATTTATTTCTAAACCTTTTTGAGCTTGTGAGACAATTGAGCTTTTCCTTGACTATCCACAAGaagcttcaccctaactcttCATTATTTGCAAGTAGTCGGAGATTCTGAGCTTGAATCTGGTCATAGGATCTCTTGGGCACAACATCTGGCTGATTAGGCTCTTGCTGATACAAAGATACCTCCAAAGGGAAAGGCCAATGATGATCTTTGTTCCTCTCCTCAATCCACTTAACATAACGTGAATAAACTGCATAATTTTTCTTCCTAAAATTAAGTCCCTACTTTCAGATGAATACTTCCCCATGCCTTAAAAAACTCTTTCCATCCGTCCAGTACTATCAGGTACATCATAAAACAAGGAATCGTGCACATCTCTGTCCTCAGGGGGATCTTTCAAACTATATTCTAATTGTCTTTGAGAAAGAGTTGGATTGTAATTAATGCCACACCTCATCCCCATGAGAGGCACATTGGTTAACTCCCCACAGCTAAAGATCACCTCTTTACTTTCCGACTTTCTCAAACTATGCTTGTACCAGTCAGTGTCCTTGGAGGTGAGTCCCATCAGCCTTTGGGACCATTTTAAAGTGTCTTGGGTATCAACAAAAGCACCTTGGCAAGGGAGATGACTTCTAAACCAACGGTATAAAAGTGGTGCACAATAATGAACAACACCACCCTTCCCTTTATAACTTCTAGATTGTCTGGAATGATAAAGATCTCCTAGGAGGGTTGGCGCGATATTCCTTTGGATGAAGATAGCAACAAAATTCTCATCAATGAACTTCACCTCATTAAGAAACAATACGATCCCATAAATACAACAAGCTAAAACAGCATTGAAATCCTTCCAATCTTCTTTGTCAACCATACCACCAACATCTTGCAATAGGAAACTCGAATGATAACCACAAACACTTACCTTCTTCTTAATGTTAGCCTTTACAACTTATTCGCTCAAATAAAGAGCAGCAATAACTTTAGCGGAATCAACTTTCTTCATGAAAGCATGAAAATATACTTGGTGCAAGATATGATTATCCAAGATACTAGAGTACTCTTCCAACGTATGAGCTAACAGATAATCCGGGAATATGAAACATCTCAAAGTGTGATCATAAAACTGTAACAAAGTATGAACAACATCCCTCTGGTACTCATTAAGAGAAGCTTCTAGGTAACCCAAAATCCTCCCATAGTCCTTTCTGAAGACATTAAGATTGTCTGGAGGAAACCTTTTAGCTAGattaagaagatcatccagaacAGGGCTTAGGAACTTGTAGACGATGTTGTATCTGTAGTTGACCTTCTTAACAATGTTCATCTTCAAAGATAGCTTAACAACAAGACCCAAAGACTAGAAAACCTGGAAATAAAAGAACATGCGTGTCAAAATGATGTCAACAAATGCTTATGAATGCAGAGGGATCAAGGTTTCTACAAAACTGAGCAATTCTTGTGCtaccaacagaaccgagtcaaATGCAACATGATCAAAGGTTTGACGTCATTTTTGATTATGAGAAAAACCGGGTATGATGAAGGCTTGCTTTCTTGTACACCCTACCCTAAATCACTGGTAGGTTATAACCTTGGAAAAAAACAGGGGTCCCTAATGCTCACCAAAGTCGTGAGTCCTCTATGATCAACACTTTGTCTGATGCACAAAGGGTGCAGAACAAAAGCATTCTCAAGAAAATCTCATATGGGTGTGGTATCTCATGCCTTCTCATACGTGTCAAGGGCCACGAGAGTTGACATGGGTATCCACTCTAAACCTATGTGTACACTGGCCTAGGTAATGGGCCTTTTACCTCAATATAACACCCACCCAAAGAAACAACAACCCAACAACAACATAGCATAATGAAACCAATAATCAACATAAAaatgcatgcaaacacataaaTGAGTAATATAAGAAAATAAATAGACCAACAACACCTAATTATAAGAAAAAAAACAAAAGCTAGGATTGACTTTCTAAAggatgtccccagcagagtcaccagtTTTCGCATCTCGGAGAAACGCGCACACGaaaatagagtcgccaccaatgttatttatcccaagggagggaaaggaaacactaGGTAAACCAACAAAATTATGAATTTAATGGTCTCTCAATAAAGAgatgggtaaggaagtcgattacgcaaggggaaggtattagcacccctcacgtctaTAGTACCCTACAGGATCCAGTCTTGTTGTTCTAATCAAAGGGTGTCTCAGGTCTAAAACTAGGGGGCAAAGGGAATGCATGAAAATGAACTATTAACATAAAAAAATGAAAGATTTTTATTATTGCGCTCGCTTAGGTTTTGCAACCCAATTCCTACGTATAAAAAAGAATCAGAGAACCgtagtgtaagaccccaattttgaccctaagatccctcatgctatctcatcatatgcattggctttgggatcacaccttgcatcctccttacccctcattcattggttTTTCATTaggagaggtcaccaagcacatttgattttatcatattttatttttctttgttgaCTAACGAAAATCCCAAAACAAATATGTTTATGTATAgttttacttcttttgtaggtgCATCCATCAaggcctcatcaagctcatatctagggtttgagaccctcaatgcaaggagactgATCAATAGATGGTTCATATTaactctagacatcatatatggacCCTAATGATCtccatttatcattttgatcaagaattcatcaagagttgGAAGCTTGTTTACCTTAGAAGCCCaaattcatctaggtatcttgtgtgatttcctcaataagtttcttcatcatctgatcaaaatatttcaagggatacttcatattacatcatgttatgcatatataatcctccatgagtccaaaagatcaaggtaacttcaagtttacaagttggttcatggtggttgaccagagaaagtcaactagtcaaaattggggttcactagaccctatctccaacaatatttgtcatattaaaattattccaagataaaagttactccttatgacattaaaaacaactttcatgtttaagtcaagaggTAGTTTTccttggaaagtcattttttatggtgaaagattataggtcattttgtcggaaccctagttaggaggtcaacttccaaggaccataacttgctcaatttttatgtgatgaaggccattaaagtttcatgatctAATTCAAGATTTACTATCCAACTTTTAATGTTtgaataaattcaaattcaacttgaaaatgcatgtgccaagaggaaacattataggtcactttgggccattaccattgaacaagagattttcctcaactcctaaaatgcataaatccttcatgccaaatccaaatgaggtcaaatatGTGATTAATTTAATAGGTTTTAAATATCTAcgacttttatgaaggaacgttttctATTTGAAtcccatagcaaaagttattcaaaatggaagaagtgaacatttggcttggtactttgaaaaatttcatttatgtttgattttccaaacttccccctcaaaattcatcatgatccaagcttcaaatagaaaagtgttcaacatgaaagttgttccccttgatctcacatttccaaaaagttcaagtTCACCTCCTTTTACAAAGGGTTGAGGCACTTGCGCATGAGTTCTTCACAAGATTCCATTTGGTAAGATTTATGGTCAATATTCATTTATTTTATGCATGGATATGTGACATCATTTCAGGTTGGATAACACAGAGTTATGGATCATTGGCATCATTGGATGGGCCTATCACATGAACATGCATCCATACAAGTGagatttctatttttggcattttgaatTAAGTGTGTGGAAGGCAAATGCATAGCTTATCAATAAGCCCCCTCATGCTCATAATTGGGGACACCGTGCCCAAGATTTGATCCTGCAACCATcaccctcaccattagaggataaacttgaaggtttttaattgaaaatcgagtttcaattttactacagttttgaagttgaaactccaagaatccaagcctttccttGTTCCAATTAACTTCTTGCAAGCATCTGAcgtcaagccaaggccaattggaagaaagatcaagcaagtttcaagctccctcgaaggtgatttACGAAAAACTTCATTTCTTCGATTCTGTCAcaattcttcactattctctttgatttttggttggctgaagtcctaccaatgtaggcaacatgattgagttgctttgaggtcaaactgaagcaactcaattcatgatcctcaaaattcaaatccctgtatctttttatatacttggaattggagaaaattgaggtcagattcgatcttctgagcatttttcctttaaatccatatccttgcttttcattttggtggtggttgatgATGGCCtagtctggtgaggtccaccagagaagaagactGGAGTCCTAGTTCCGGTGGTGTGGCACGCTTCCTGACCATCAGATCTtgttcaaatgttttaatctgaTCCATTCTTTTAAATTAGCACGTGTATATTACTTTGACTTGAGTCCAGCGTGGATAGCGCACGTGTGGCCATCggatctgccacctcaattaatgagggagatctagTGGTCCTTGttttttataatttctttttattttttgaatttttattaaatccttttattttgtttaattcatattaatttcatttttaatgcaaaaaatattggactttaaccaaaaatctttaaatatttttctttttcgtattgtgaattaaaaaaaaaattggattaattttgatatttttcatgaattaaatgcTTTTGTGCatacttttaattgtttaaaaatacttctgacttttcaaaaatggtgaaattttttgtctaaggtcctttgaccttgtttgacttaggataaatcccttggccatttatttggtgttttgaagggattttaggttttgaccaaattaaaatgtattttaattgacttttaattggatttttatATGATTAAATGCTTAAgaatattgttgagccattttatggtcttgtgatgtttaaATTTCTGTTTGagccttggtcatggttgatttgatttttgttggatcaaaatcattgaatttaggggtttgatgaaatgtacatttcatctccccAAATTAAtaaatggttttgatttgataaaattactcccatgatcaatttgtgtttctatcttcccctccctcttcatcttcatccctattcttccccattccctcatttgaccaatgaaatctctaatgtctaaaggttaattgattcatcaatgaccttgtgtcagatgaatcattacaagtatgattgagataggtccctccctcttgatatttccttttagtgtgtggtatgttttaggagtttggttcttcataccaaatctctaacatgcattaacacctaaatttttattgcccgacctcagatagttgtgacttctacataagtccaattatgattgcttaacatagagctaaatttgaccctaatggcataacattctagtaagtgagattgtatGTCTCCCATTCTTtatggcattgtgtggagacttgactttttttccttttataggagctagtggcatactgtttgaattatccaagttggagcccttctaATGGAATATatcttggtttaaggattcatacttgtgaatgaatggttgagtgttctccaaataatgacttaatcaattaaaaatcaccactaacacttgactaacttttgactaacatttgactaattcttgttaatattgctttactttcaagtcatttactttatgcaatttaaatttcaatcatttatcattcatttccatttacatttcatttaacttgtttatgtttatgtcattttcacttcgctcatttgagccatatcttgtgattgtacatatttgtttatgtgttttgACTTTGTTTATGGTCTtggaccttaaaacacctaataacaacaaaaaccctaaaaaaacatctggtggactgttgatcttgatctgagcttttggacttaaGATTAGAtaacattccctatgcaaaaaggacttggccaaagccaacattttgagactgagctattgtgaactgagccttcatctgatgcaagcctgggatcttgtttgaattcatctgctactctatctttgtgcttaattgttattttggTCTTGTGTCTGATGTTTTGCTCTGActtgatcaaggaatatttcatctaatacatgagacgacaaagaagactgctagcttttgggattgcttgcttggatgtaGCTATCTatatttgatgccttgatcttcatgatgtctggatattgcttattgattattgattgatcaaagtccaaaggaaaatgggtttctatatgacattcttgtctgttggattgcatcatattggtcagatcttttcaactcttgacttttaatttatgcttaggatagcctcttcatctcctcccacttcttaaatttaaaaatctctctctcttttcgaaaaccttctttgcttgtaATTTTAAACTTGGACTTTGTGTTAATACTTAGAAACTTAGTCCTTATgtcattgaattttcaaactttttcttaaatcaaatttgtaaataaactttatcacattgacttaaaatttcaaaagacaaaaaggactaacaactccattcaaacttttggcccgTTGTGCCTTTTCTTAATAACcttttgttaaaagaaattcaccaactttaaattttttaccacaaactacaaggttttgatccctcatttttatgttggtacgtaggcacaagtctgaatgtcttgtcaaacataaaaatataatcaatgaaaTCTTTTCTCGTCCTgacactctatttttctcaaacatcttttatatcaaacacatatgcacacataaaaaggtCTCCCTtagagtacctaggacactttgggtgctaataccttccctctgtgtaaccaacccccttacctataatctctgaaattttattagttttgatttgaaaacttcttatctttgagttttgttcgtacttttcccttttcctttagaaacaataaaaacacggtggcgactctggttttattgacattaagtttatccatagcttgatgatcatgagTTTACCGCTACATGTAGTTCTTCTAAAAAACTTTGGTGTGTTGGTGTTTTTTATGGGTAACAATccttattgaaaattttcataagAAAAGCCAAGTGGCAAAAGGATTTTGTTGAGTGTTTTTGTTGAAAGAATACATTAGATGGTCCCTCAAAAGGTGATGGTATATGTGCACTTCTCTCTTAATTGTGAAAGAGTTTCAACAATATTAGAGTGTTTTTGAATGTgtttaagaaaagagttttaatTTTAGAATGAATGCAAAAGAGAAACAAGACTAACAAAAAGGGAGTCTCAATCCTACTtgttgtcatgcaatgtggacctaaAGTTAGGATCAAGGGATACCTCTACCTAGTGTTGTCATGTATGTATACTAATCCTAAGGTCTACTTATCTCAATCTTGAACAAGAAAGAACTAAAGGATTCTATGAGGAGCATGCAATCAAACACTTAAACAAGGCAATGAAAGCAGGCAAGCATCACAAGAACATGTAATTAGGTAAACACCTAGGTAAGTAGCAACCCAAGACCATAATAATATAAATAGAACTTAAACAAGTAGCATTCATGTCATCAAGgaaagataagagaagagatgGAAATTAAACAATCACACATCAAATGAGAAGTAAACACTTACTCACACATAGGCACTTAAACAAGATACCTAAAATAATACCTACTTAAACAAGCAAGCATCAAAGATGAAAGAACATGCAATTAGGTAAACACCTAAGAAACCAACAAGGTAGAAGGAAAGATGATAATTGAACAACCATGCATAAAACCATATTAAGAAAGAGTTAAGGTATGGAAGAGATGAACATCTCCTAactgtaagacccaaattttggccctaagaaccctcatgttatctcatcatatgcattggcattgggatcataccttggcatcctccttaaACATCACCCATTGGGTTTGTTATATGAGaatcaccaagcactatgtgattgtatcatacttgttattttat from Lathyrus oleraceus cultivar Zhongwan6 chromosome 7, CAAS_Psat_ZW6_1.0, whole genome shotgun sequence encodes the following:
- the LOC127103827 gene encoding uncharacterized protein LOC127103827 — its product is MNIVKKVNYRYNIVYKFLSPVLDDLLNLAKRFPPDNLNVFRKDYGRILGYLEASLNEYQRDVVHTLLQFYDHTLRCFIFPDYLLAHTLEEYSSILDNHILHQANIKKKVSVCGYHSSFLLQDVGGMVDKEDWKDFNAVLACCIYGIVLFLNEVKFIDENFVAIFIQRNIAPTLLGDLYHSRQSRSYKGKGGVVHYCAPLLYRWFRSHLPCQGAFVDTQDTLKWSQRLMGLTSKDTDWYKHSLRKSESKEVIFSCGELTNVPLMGMRCGINYNPTLSQRQLEYSLKDPPEDRDVHDSLFYDVPDSTGRMERVF